TCGAGTAGCGGACCTTGAGGTCGCGTGTCGTGAGGAGCCAGAGCGAGCGGCGGTAGCGCGCGGCGGGGGTGCGGAAGGCGCGACCGGGACGGGCGGCATCGGGCACGGCGGGGATCCTCTGCGTCAGCATCCCCGAGGCGGTCTAGACGAAGAGGTTGGCCCTCTCGAGGTCCTCCGCGAAGTCGACCTCGACCGCGTACAGGTCGGAGATGTCTACCGGTTCGACGAGCAGGGAGTCCTGCTCGATCGCCAACTCTATTCCACGCTCGAAGTAGTCCTGGTCGGCGACCCGGGCGAGCTGGCGGATGAGGACCGGCTTGTCGGCGCGCGAGACGTAGTTGATGCCGACCGCCTCGCCGAGGCCGCCCTCCACCGTCTTCGACAGCTCGCGGATGTAGCCCTCGGGACTGGTCGTGTACTTGACCTCCTCGTCGGAGACGCGGGAGGTGTTGACGGTGACGAACGACTGGTCGCGCGCGATCATCGCGGCCGCGCGGCGCAGGATCATCGGGTCGAAGACCACGTCGCCGTTCATCCAGAGCACGCCGCCGGGGCCCGACGCACGGAGGGCGCGGAGCAGGCTCTTGGAGGTGTTGGTCTGGTCGTACTGCTCGTTGTAGATGTACTCGGCGTCCGGGAACGCGTCGATGATGTGGTCGAGCTTGTAGCCGACGACGATGCTTACCTTGGCGTCGTCGCCGAGGCCGAAGCGGATGTTGTCGAACTGCTGGCCCATGATCGTGCGGCCGTCGCTGAGCTCGGTGAGGGGCTTGGGGAGGCTGCGTCCGAGACGGCTGCCCATGCCTGCCGCCAGGATGACTACCTGGGTGGTCATGTGTTCTCCGTTCGATGCGGGGTGCCGAGCACGACCGGCAGCCCTCGGACGTCGAGGGTTCGCCGGGACTTCACCCGCGGGTTTCCTGTTCGACACGCCGTCATGCCTCGTCCATCGTACGCTCCGGCCGAGGAAATAGGCCGGGATGCGGGAGGTGTCGTGTCCCTTTCGTGATGATCGCATCGCGCCAGCGGCGGCCGTCCGCCCCTCCACCGACCCGTCGTCGAGTGTCCATAGCGCGTCGAGGACGCCGAGGCTGGCGCGGAGGGAGCCCTTGCTAACGTGGGCCTGTGACCGACGCCCCCGACGAGACGACCTCCCCTGACGCCACGTCCGACACCGGTGCGCAGCCGCACGACGACGCCTCCTCCGGCGCCTCGTCGACGGGCGACGGGCCGACGGGGACGGCCACCGCGACCGGTGCGGCCGACGCCGCCGTGGACGTGCCCGCCGCCCCTCGTTCGCCGAAGCCCGGACAGCGCGTGCCCCGGCGGGCGACCGCGCCCTCGCCGCGCACGGCGCCGGCCGTCGTGGTGGCGCCGACGCCACCGCGCGTGAAGGCGTCGCCGATCGTGGCGTCCACGGCGCGGCCCGCCACGGCCCCCGGCTCCGACCCGGATGCCGGCGAGGCCGCGTCGACGCCGTCGCGTCAGACCCGGGTGCGCCGCCGGACGCGCGCGCAGCGCGCCGCGGGCGACCCCGCGGATGCCGGCACTCCGCCCCAGCCGGACGCGGAGCCGGAGCAGGATGGGCCGCCCGTCCTGCCGTCCGAGCCGGCTGCTCCCTCCGAGCCGGAGCAGGACGACCTCGACGCGCTCAGCGGGATGCTCGCGGACGTCCATCGGGAGACGCCCTCAGCCGAGGCGGATCCCGTCCGGGAGACCCGCGACGTCGACCCGTCGCCCGAGAGCACGGACACGGACGAGGCGGCCTCCGAGGGCGAGCAGGTCGTCGCGATCGTCGCCGAGCCCGGACCCGACCCCATCGACGCAGCGGGCGAGGAGCGCGGATCGGGGTCGACGAGGGACGACGGGATGGCGTCCGAGCCCGACGGGGAACCGGCCGACGAGTCGTCGGCCGACGCCGAGGAAGAGGCCGACGCCGAAGTCGAGGAAGAGGCCGCGCCCGCCGCGGTCGCGACGCCGCCCCGGGCCGTCAGCGTCCGCACCGACAGCCTCACCTCGCCCCGGTCCACCCGAGCCGGGCTCCCGGGCGTGGGGGAGACCGCGCTCACGCCGTCCGTCCGAGGCGACCGCGCGGCCGCGCCCGAGCTCGGCGACGACGTCCTCGTCATCGAGGGGCTCACCAAGCGCTTCGACGAGAAGGTGGCCGTCGACGACATCGCGCTCACCGTGCGCGCCGGGTCCTTCTACGGCATCGTCGGCCCGAACGGAGCGGGCAAGACCACGACCATGTCGATGGTCACGGGGCTCCTGCGGCCCGACGCCGGCACGGTCACGGTGAACGGGATCGACGTCTGGCAGGACCCGCTCACCGCCAAGCGCAGCATCGGCGTGCTGCCCGACCGCCTGCGCCTCTTCGACCGGCTCACCGGCGCGCAGCTCCTGCACTACTCGGGTGCGCTCCGCGGCCTCGACGACGCGGAGATCCGCAGCCGTTCCGCCGACCTCATCCAGGCCTTCGGGCTCGAGGACGCCGTGGGGCGCCTCGTCACCGACTACTCGGCGGGCATGACCAAGAAGGTCGCCCTCGCCTGCGCCATGATCCACTCGCCGCGGATGCTCGTGCTCGACGAGCCGTTCGAGTCGGTCGACCCGGTGTCGGCGGCGAACGTGGTGGAGATCCTGCAGGACTACGTGGCGCACGGCGGCACGGTCGTGCTCTCGAGCCACGGGATGGACTTCATCCAGCGCATCTGCGACCACGTCGCGATCATCGTCAACGGGCGCGTGCTCGCCGCCGGCACCATGGACGAGGTCCGTGCCGGCCGTTCGCTGGAGGAGCGGTTCGTGGCGCTGGCCGGCGGTCGACGCACGGCGGAGGGGTTCTCGTGGTTGCACTCGTTCTCCGACTGAGGCTCGCCCTCCTCGCCAACGCGTTCCGACGCAGCCCCTGGCAGGTGCTCGGGCTGGTCGTGGCCGGGATCTACGGGATCCTCGTCACGGTCGTCACCGTCGGCGCGCTCGCGGGGCTCCGGGACGCGGACGCGACCGCGGCCCGCGACCTCGTCGTGGCGGGCGGCTCGCTCGTGGTCCTCGGCGCGCTCCTGGTGCCGCTGGTGCTCGGATCCGCCGACGCGATGGATCCGCGCCGCTTCGCCCCCTACGGCATCGAGCCCCGGCGCCTCGCCGTCGCGCTGGCCGTCGCCGCGCTCGTGAACGTGCCGGGCGTCGCGCTCGTCGTCGTGGCGCTCACCACCGTCGTCACCTGGTCGCGGGATCCGGCCACCGCGCTCGTCGCCGTGCTCGCGGCGGCCGCGGCCGTCGTCACCTGCGTGCTCGTCGCGCGGATCAGCACCGTCGTCGCGTCCGTGCTGCTGAGCACGCGGCGCGCGCGCGAGGCGACCGGCCTCGTGGCGGGGCTGGTCGCGGTGCTGCTCGTCCCGGCCGTGGTCGCCCTCGCGCAGGCGGACCTGCTCGACGACGGGCTGCGGCCCGCCCGCGGCCTCCTCGGCGTCCTCTCCTGGACCCCGTTCGGCGCCGCCTGGGCCGCACCCGCCGCCGCCGTGACGGGCGACGCGGGCGGGGCCCTCGGGATGCTCCTCGTCGCCCTCGCCTCCGCGGCCGTGCTGGCGCTGCTCTGGATCCGCGTCGTCCCGTGGGCGCTCACCGCGCCCGACCGCGCGGGCGGCGGACGGGCCCAGACCGGACTCGGCTGGTTCGGCCGGTTCGGCGGGTCGCCCGCCGGCGCGGTCGCCGCGCGCAGCGTCACCTACTGGGTCCGCGACCCCCGCTACCGCGCCACGCTCGTGCTCATCCCGGTCCTGCCGCTCGTGCTCCTCGTGCCGCTCGTGATCGTCGACGTCGACGCGCACGTCCTCGCGCTCGTGCCGCTGCCCGTCATGGCCCTGTTCCTCGGCTGGAGCGTCCACAACGACACCGCGCACGACCACACCGCCGTGTGGCTCCACGTCGTGTCGGGCCTGCGCGGCGTGGCCGACCGCCTGGGCCGCATCGTCCCCGTGCTCGCGATCGGCGTCCCGCTCGTGGCCGTCGGCGCCCCGCTCAGCGCGCTCGGCTTCGGCGACGCGTCGGTGCTGCCGTCCGTCATCGGCGTCAGCGGCGGCGTGCTGCTCATCGGGGTCGGGCTGTCGTCGCTGTCCTCGGCGCGCTTCCCGTACCCGGCGTCGCGCCCCGGCGACAGCCCGTTCCACGCACCGCAGTCGGTCGGGGCGGGCGGATCCACGGTGCCCACCCTGACGTTCCTCGCCACCGTCGTGCTCGCCCTGCCGTCCGCGTGGCTCGGCTGGATGGGGCTCGTGCACGGCGGCGCGTACCCGGTCCTCTCGCTCCTGGTCGGCCTCGGCGTCGGCGTCCTGACGCTGGCGGGCGGCCTCGTCGGCGGCGGTCGCGTCTTCGAGCGGCGCGGTCCCGAGCTCCTCGCCTTCGCCCAGCGGCACTGACGTCGGGCGGCCCGTCCGTCCCGGCGGTGCCGCCTTCGGGGAAAAGTAGACTGGGGGGATGGTCATCCTCAGCATCGAACAGGACCCCGGCCGTCCCACGCAGGGCGGCGGCACCGACACCCTCGACCGCGAGCTCGAGGAGCTCCTCGAGCAGGAGACGATCGAGCCCGGCGATCACGAGCGCTTCTCGCACTACGTGAAGAAGGACAAGATCCTCGAGTCCGCCATCAGCGGCAAGCCCGTCAAGGCGCTGTGCGGCAAGAAGTGGCTGCCCGGCCGCGACCCGGAGAAGTTCCCGGTGTGCCCCGACTGCAAGCGCATCTACGAGGGCATGAAGCCGGAGTAGCCGCCCGCACGCGCAGCGCGCCGCGTCAGTCGGTCGCGCCCTGCTCGGTCGGGATCGCCGGGTCGCCCGCGCGCAGCCGGAAGGCCTCGACGGGCAGATCGCGCACGACGCGCGCGTGGTGCTCGCGTGCCGCGGCGGTGCCCGCGGGGCCGAGCCACCGCGGGTCCGGCTCACCGTCCTCGACGAGCGTGACGAGCAGGTCGCGATCGCCCGGCAGCGGCGCCGGGTGCGGTCCGACGGTCACGAGCTCGGCGGTCGCGGTGCCCTGCGCGTCGTGGCGCCGCAGCGCCCCCTTGAGCCCGCCGCGGCTCTGCTTGCCGGTCGAGCGCTTCGCCACCGGCACCCACCCGCCCCGGCCGCCCGCCTCGCGGTGGGCGACGAGCTTGAAGACCATGCCGGCCGCGGGGGCGCCGGATCCGGTGACGAGCGAGGTGCCGACGCCGTAGGAGTCGACGGGGGAGGCGGCGAGGCCGGCGATGCCGTGCTCGTCGAGGTCGTTGGTGACGGTGATCCGCGTGCCCGTGGCGCCGAGCGCGTCGAGCTGCGCGCGCACCTCGCCGACGAGCACGGGCAGGTCGCCGGAGTCGAGGCGGACGGCGCCGAGGCCCGTGCCCGCGACGCGGACGGCGGTCTCGACGCCCTGGCGCACGTCGTACGTGTCGACGAGGAGGGTCGTCCCGGCGCCGAGCGCCTCGACCTGGGCGCGGAAGGCCTGCTCCTCCGTGTCGTGCAGGAGCGTGAAGGAGTGGGCGGCCGTCCCCATGGTGGGGACGCCCCAGGTGCGGCCGGCCTCGAGGTTCGAGGTGGCGCTGAAGCCCGCGATGAACGCCGCGCGCGCCGCGGCGACGGCGGAGCGCTCGCCCGTGCGGCGGGATCCCATCTCGGCGAGCGGACGGGTGCCGGCGACCTGCACCATGCGGGCGGCCGCGCTCGCGACGGCGGAGTCGTAGTTGAGGACGCTGAGGACGAGCGTCTCGAGGATCACCCCGTCGGCGAACGGCGCCTCGACCGTGAGCAGCGGCGAGCCGGGGAAATGCACCTCGCCCTCGCGGTAGCCGGCGATGCGGCCGCGGAACCGGTAGTCGGCGAGCCAGGCGAGCGCCTCCTCGCCGACGACGCGCTCGGACCGGAGGTACTCGAGCTCGGCGTCGCCGAAGCGGAAGTCGCGGATCAGCTCGAGCAGGCGGCCCGTGCCCGCGACGACGCCGAAGCGGCGGCCGTTCGGGAGGCGCCGGGCGAAGCACTCGAAGACGCACTCGCGGTCGTGGGTGCCGGCCTTCAGCGCTGCGTCGAGCATCGTCAGCTCGTACCGGTCGGTGAGGAGGGAGGTCGCCTGGGTCACCCGTCCAGCCTAGGGCGGCGCACGGCGGGGTCGCCGTCCGCATCGCGCACGGGCCGCGGCGATGACGGGGGTGCGGCCTAGGTTCGTGCCATGGAGCGCACGCGATGGATCCTCGCCGACCAGCTGGGCGACCACTTCGACGACGGCGGGCCGATGCTGCTCATCGAGTCCCGCGGGCTCCTCGCCCGGCGGCCGTACCACCGCGCCAAGGCGCACCTCATCCTCTCGGGCATCCGGCACCGCGCGCGGGCCCTGGGCGACCGCGTCGAGTTCCACCAGGTCGAGCACTACCGCGACGTCGTGCAGGACCGCCGCGACCTGCAGGTCGTCGACCCCACCTCGCGCGGGCTCCGCCGGCTGGTCGCCGAGATCGAGGCGGAGGTGCTGCCGAGCCGCGGCTTCGTCACGAGCGAGCAGGAGTTCGCCGAGTGGATGGCGGGGCGCACGTCGAACCGCCTGGTCATGGAGGACTTCTACCGGTGGTCACGAGCCCGCACCGGCATCCTCATGGACGGCGACGACCCCGTCGGCGGCCGCTGGAACTACGACCACGACAACCGGGAGCGGCCCCCGAAGGGCGCTGCGTCGCTCGGCCTGCCCGAGCCGTGGTGGCCGGAGGAGGACGACATCGACGCCGAGGTCCGCTCCGACCTCGACGCGTGGGAGCGGAAGGGGCTCATGCGGTTCGTGGGGGAGGACGGCCCGCGGCGCTTCGCCGTCACGCCGGAGGAGGGCCGCCTCGCGCTGGAGGACTTCGTGGGCAGCCGCCTCAACGACTTCGGCCCCTTCGAGGACGCGTCGCTCGCGGGCGACTGGACCATGGCGCACTCGCTGCTGAGCGCCACGATGAACATGGGCGTGCTCGATCCCGCGGACGTCGTCGAGCGCATCGTCGCCGAGCACGCGGCCGGCCGTGCACCCATCCAGAGCGTCGAGGGCATCGTGCGCCAGATCATGGGCTGGCGCGACTACGTCTGGCACCTCTACTGGGCCTTCGAGGACGACTACACGTCCGAGAACCGGCTCGACGCGCACCGGGGCGTCCCCACCGCGCTGCGCGAGCTCGACGCGTCGGGCATCCAGGCGGCCTGCCTCTCCCACGTGGTCGACAAGGTGCGCACGCACGGGTGGGCGCATCACATCGAGCGGCTCATGATCCTCGGCAACCTCGCGCTCCAGCGCGGCTACGACCCCCGGGCCATGAACGACTGGTTCATCGACTCGTTCGTCGACGGCACGCCCTGGGTCATGCCGGCGAACGTCGTGGGGATGGCGCTGCACGCCGACGGCGGCCGCATGGCGACGAAGCCGTACGCGGCGGGCGGCGCCTACATCGACCGCATGACGGATCACTGCGGCGGCTGCCCCTTCGACCCGAAGGTGCGGGTCGGGCCCACCGCCTGCCCGTACACGGCCGGGTACTGGGCGTTCCTCGACCGCAACCAGGACCGGCTGCGCGGCAACGCCCGGATGAACCAGCCGCTCGGCGGGCTCGCGCGCCTGAAGGACCTGCCCGAGCTGGTCGCCCAGGAGGAGGCGCGGCGGTCGCTGTGACCGGCGCCATGCGTCGCCCGGCCTCGCCGCACCCTCCCTCACGGCGCCCGGCCTCGCCTCGCCCGGCTCCGGCCGCCTCCGGTGCCGCCGGTAGGCTGGCGGGATGAGCGACGCGCCGATCGGGATCTTCGACTCCGGCGTCGGCGGCCTCACCGTGGCGCGCGCGGTCGCGACCCTCCTGCCGCGCGAGTCCATCGTCTACATCGGCGACACGGCGCACACGCCCTATGGCGACAAGCCCATCGCGGACGTCCGCCGCTACGCCCTCGCGGTGCTCGACGACCTCGTCGAGCGCGGCGTGAAGATGCTCGTCATCGCCTGCAACACCGCGTCCGCCGCCATGCTCCGGGACGCCCGGGAGCGCTACGACATCCCCGTCGTCGAGGTCATCCAGCCCGCGGTACGCACCGCCGTGAGCGTCACCCGCAACCACCGCGTCGGCGTCATCGCCACGCACGCCACCGTCCTCAGCCGCGCCTACGACGACGCGTTCGCCGCGGCGCCGCACCTGGAGCTGACGAGCGCCGAGGCGCCGCGCTTCGTCGAGTTCGTCGAGCGCGGCGAGACCTCCGGCCCCGAGCTGATGGCGGCCGCCGAGGAGTACCTCGCGCCGCTCCGGGCGGCCGGCGTCGACACGCTCGTGCTCGGCTGCACCCACTACCCGTTCCTCGAGGGCGCCATCTCGCTGCTCATGGGCCCCGACGTCACGCTCGTCTCGAGCGACACCGAGACCGCGAAGGACGTGTACCGCGAGCTGGTGTCCGCGGGCCTCGAGCGCCGCTCCGACGCGCCTCCGGTGATCCGCTACGAGGCCACCGGCGGCCGCGCGTCCGACTTCGAGGACCTCGCGCACCGCATGCTCGGCAGCGGCGTCACGCACGTCGAGCTCGTCGAGACCGGCGCCATCACCCTGCCCCGCCGACCTCGGACGGACGCGGCGACGCCTCCGGACGCGGACGGCACCACCCCATCCACCCCCGATCCGAGCCGAGGCCGACCATGACCGACGACACCACCCGCCACGACGGCCGCGCCGCCGACCAGCTGCGCGAGATCACCATCGAGCGGAACTGGAGCGAGCAGGCCGAGGGATCCGCCCTCATCTCCTTCGGGCGCACCCGCGTCCTCTGCACCGCCTCCTTCACCAACCGCGTGCCGCGGTGGAAGGCCGGCAGCGGCCAGGGCTGGGTCACCGCCGAGTACGCGATGCTGCCCCGCGCCACGAACGAGCGCATGGACCGCGAGGCCGTCAAGGGCAAGGTCGGCGGCCG
This is a stretch of genomic DNA from Clavibacter zhangzhiyongii. It encodes these proteins:
- a CDS encoding DUF3039 domain-containing protein; this encodes MVILSIEQDPGRPTQGGGTDTLDRELEELLEQETIEPGDHERFSHYVKKDKILESAISGKPVKALCGKKWLPGRDPEKFPVCPDCKRIYEGMKPE
- a CDS encoding ABC transporter permease, with amino-acid sequence MVALVLRLRLALLANAFRRSPWQVLGLVVAGIYGILVTVVTVGALAGLRDADATAARDLVVAGGSLVVLGALLVPLVLGSADAMDPRRFAPYGIEPRRLAVALAVAALVNVPGVALVVVALTTVVTWSRDPATALVAVLAAAAAVVTCVLVARISTVVASVLLSTRRAREATGLVAGLVAVLLVPAVVALAQADLLDDGLRPARGLLGVLSWTPFGAAWAAPAAAVTGDAGGALGMLLVALASAAVLALLWIRVVPWALTAPDRAGGGRAQTGLGWFGRFGGSPAGAVAARSVTYWVRDPRYRATLVLIPVLPLVLLVPLVIVDVDAHVLALVPLPVMALFLGWSVHNDTAHDHTAVWLHVVSGLRGVADRLGRIVPVLAIGVPLVAVGAPLSALGFGDASVLPSVIGVSGGVLLIGVGLSSLSSARFPYPASRPGDSPFHAPQSVGAGGSTVPTLTFLATVVLALPSAWLGWMGLVHGGAYPVLSLLVGLGVGVLTLAGGLVGGGRVFERRGPELLAFAQRH
- a CDS encoding NTP transferase domain-containing protein; amino-acid sequence: MTTQVVILAAGMGSRLGRSLPKPLTELSDGRTIMGQQFDNIRFGLGDDAKVSIVVGYKLDHIIDAFPDAEYIYNEQYDQTNTSKSLLRALRASGPGGVLWMNGDVVFDPMILRRAAAMIARDQSFVTVNTSRVSDEEVKYTTSPEGYIRELSKTVEGGLGEAVGINYVSRADKPVLIRQLARVADQDYFERGIELAIEQDSLLVEPVDISDLYAVEVDFAEDLERANLFV
- the murI gene encoding glutamate racemase, yielding MSDAPIGIFDSGVGGLTVARAVATLLPRESIVYIGDTAHTPYGDKPIADVRRYALAVLDDLVERGVKMLVIACNTASAAMLRDARERYDIPVVEVIQPAVRTAVSVTRNHRVGVIATHATVLSRAYDDAFAAAPHLELTSAEAPRFVEFVERGETSGPELMAAAEEYLAPLRAAGVDTLVLGCTHYPFLEGAISLLMGPDVTLVSSDTETAKDVYRELVSAGLERRSDAPPVIRYEATGGRASDFEDLAHRMLGSGVTHVELVETGAITLPRRPRTDAATPPDADGTTPSTPDPSRGRP
- a CDS encoding nicotinate phosphoribosyltransferase, which encodes MTQATSLLTDRYELTMLDAALKAGTHDRECVFECFARRLPNGRRFGVVAGTGRLLELIRDFRFGDAELEYLRSERVVGEEALAWLADYRFRGRIAGYREGEVHFPGSPLLTVEAPFADGVILETLVLSVLNYDSAVASAAARMVQVAGTRPLAEMGSRRTGERSAVAAARAAFIAGFSATSNLEAGRTWGVPTMGTAAHSFTLLHDTEEQAFRAQVEALGAGTTLLVDTYDVRQGVETAVRVAGTGLGAVRLDSGDLPVLVGEVRAQLDALGATGTRITVTNDLDEHGIAGLAASPVDSYGVGTSLVTGSGAPAAGMVFKLVAHREAGGRGGWVPVAKRSTGKQSRGGLKGALRRHDAQGTATAELVTVGPHPAPLPGDRDLLVTLVEDGEPDPRWLGPAGTAAAREHHARVVRDLPVEAFRLRAGDPAIPTEQGATD
- a CDS encoding ATP-binding cassette domain-containing protein, with product MTDAPDETTSPDATSDTGAQPHDDASSGASSTGDGPTGTATATGAADAAVDVPAAPRSPKPGQRVPRRATAPSPRTAPAVVVAPTPPRVKASPIVASTARPATAPGSDPDAGEAASTPSRQTRVRRRTRAQRAAGDPADAGTPPQPDAEPEQDGPPVLPSEPAAPSEPEQDDLDALSGMLADVHRETPSAEADPVRETRDVDPSPESTDTDEAASEGEQVVAIVAEPGPDPIDAAGEERGSGSTRDDGMASEPDGEPADESSADAEEEADAEVEEEAAPAAVATPPRAVSVRTDSLTSPRSTRAGLPGVGETALTPSVRGDRAAAPELGDDVLVIEGLTKRFDEKVAVDDIALTVRAGSFYGIVGPNGAGKTTTMSMVTGLLRPDAGTVTVNGIDVWQDPLTAKRSIGVLPDRLRLFDRLTGAQLLHYSGALRGLDDAEIRSRSADLIQAFGLEDAVGRLVTDYSAGMTKKVALACAMIHSPRMLVLDEPFESVDPVSAANVVEILQDYVAHGGTVVLSSHGMDFIQRICDHVAIIVNGRVLAAGTMDEVRAGRSLEERFVALAGGRRTAEGFSWLHSFSD
- a CDS encoding cryptochrome/photolyase family protein, which translates into the protein MERTRWILADQLGDHFDDGGPMLLIESRGLLARRPYHRAKAHLILSGIRHRARALGDRVEFHQVEHYRDVVQDRRDLQVVDPTSRGLRRLVAEIEAEVLPSRGFVTSEQEFAEWMAGRTSNRLVMEDFYRWSRARTGILMDGDDPVGGRWNYDHDNRERPPKGAASLGLPEPWWPEEDDIDAEVRSDLDAWERKGLMRFVGEDGPRRFAVTPEEGRLALEDFVGSRLNDFGPFEDASLAGDWTMAHSLLSATMNMGVLDPADVVERIVAEHAAGRAPIQSVEGIVRQIMGWRDYVWHLYWAFEDDYTSENRLDAHRGVPTALRELDASGIQAACLSHVVDKVRTHGWAHHIERLMILGNLALQRGYDPRAMNDWFIDSFVDGTPWVMPANVVGMALHADGGRMATKPYAAGGAYIDRMTDHCGGCPFDPKVRVGPTACPYTAGYWAFLDRNQDRLRGNARMNQPLGGLARLKDLPELVAQEEARRSL